A segment of the Candidatus Eisenbacteria bacterium genome:
TCTCGAACCTGCGGTCCGCCGAACATCGCGAGCGCGCCGATGCACAGCGCCACGCACAGAGGTCGCGAGCGGCGGGCGCGGCATTGAATTGCGGACGAACGGGCGCGAGGAACGTGCACGACCCGGGACGGTAGCCCTCGCGACTCGGCAGGGCAAAAAAAAGACCCGCCGGTCTCGGACGAGAAGGTCGCTCGTCGTGAGAACCGGCGGATCGAGCTACTTGAGCGAGTCTGTTGCCGTTAGGGAGCCGCTCCCCACATCTCTCTCCGGGCTCCGTTCCGGTACATGACCCGCCCAAGCAGTTACGTCTCTCGTGAGAGACCGTCGCGTCCGTTGCCACGGTCACTCGCTCTGCTGGTCTGCTGTCGCCTCTGCTCTGCTATGCCGTCCGTGGCGATCGGCGACCTTGCGGTCGACGATGGCCTCCTGGCACGAGGGAGTCGCCCACACCCTCGGTCGAGTCTTCGAGTCAGTCGTTCTGGATCGATGCCGCCGCGCGAGTGATGCGCGCCGGATCCGGTCCGACCATTGCCTACTGCCAGATTGGTGCCAGCTCGCAGACGCGTTCCCCCAGCGTCGGAGTCCCCCGACTTCCCTTCGCGAGCGAATGGCCAAAGCCGCTAAACAACAAGGGGTTGCGAAATGTCGACTGAGCTTCCGACGAGGCCGAAAGAAGGCATGCTCTCACCCGCCCGACTGAGTAGAATCTTCGGTCTGAGTAAGAATGACACGGTGATTGAAGCCGAGGGCATCTCCATGCGCGTTCTGGTCGTCGACGATCACATCGCTTCAGCCGAGGGACTGCGCGACTACCTGGTCGAGTGGGGGCACGAAGCCCGCACCGCCGGAAGCGTCGCGGAGGCGCTCGAGCTGTTGTCGAGCTGGCGACCCGAAGCGATCGTGAGCGATCTGCGCATGGAGCCGGGGCCCGGCGGACTCGAACTGCTGCGGCAGGTGCGCGCGCAGGATCCATGGATCGGCTTCATCATGCTCACCGGTCACGGGAGCATCGACGTGGCGGTCGAGGCGGTGCGCGAAGGTGCGTTCGACTTCCTGACCAAGCCGGTCGACATCGATCGCCTCGAGCTGTTGATTGCTCGACTGTCCGAGCGCAACGAGATGCGCAGCGAGGTCAGTCGGTTGCGCGGCAAGCTCGCGGCAGTCGACGGACCGCGCGCCTTCATCGCACGCTCGCCCGCGATGCGGCAGCTGCTGACCTCGATCGAGCGCATCGCGCCGTCCTCGGCCTCGGTGCTGATCACCGGCGAGAGCGGCGTCGGCAAGGACTTCGTCGCCTACACCATCCACGAACTGTCCGGACGCACCGCGGCCCGCTTCGTGGCGGTGAGCTGTCCCGCGATTCCGGAGGCGCTGCTCGAAAGTGAGCTGTTCGGCCACGAGCGCGGCGCCTTCACCGGCGCGCTCGCGGAGCGCGCAGGACTGTTCGAGCACGCGGCCGGCGGCACGCTGTTCCTGGACGAGATCACCGAGATGGCCCCGAGCCT
Coding sequences within it:
- a CDS encoding sigma-54-dependent Fis family transcriptional regulator is translated as MRVLVVDDHIASAEGLRDYLVEWGHEARTAGSVAEALELLSSWRPEAIVSDLRMEPGPGGLELLRQVRAQDPWIGFIMLTGHGSIDVAVEAVREGAFDFLTKPVDIDRLELLIARLSERNEMRSEVSRLRGKLAAVDGPRAFIARSPAMRQLLTSIERIAPSSASVLITGESGVGKDFVAYTIHELSGRTAARFVAVSCPAIPEALLESELFGHERGAFTGALAERAGLFEHAAGGTLFLDEITEMAPSLQAKLLRVLETRRFRRVGGHGEKLADLRVIAATNREPERAVREGRLREDLYYRLNVFNVHVPPLRERREDIASLAAQFIASYAEQNGRTIEGLSNEALAALETYDWPGNVRELRNAIERAVVLSHGNSIELDELPRKLGRPMVAITPGVQSVEPLEELERRAILGALARFANNKTHTARALGISLKTLHNKLKRYASREAS